GCCCCCAGGGCGAGGTCCTCGCGGTCGTCGATTCGACGGGCACCTTGACACAGTACGATGCGGGCGGGGCGCACGTGCTCGCCGGCGGGGTGAGTTCAGTCGGCGTGGCATTCGGCCCCCAGGGCGAGGTCCTCGAGGTGATCGATGTCACGGGCCAGTTGACGCAGTACGATCCGTCCGGCACGCACGTCCTGGCGGCGAGTGTCGATAACGTGGCCGTGGCGTTCGGCCCCTCGGGCGAGTCGCTCGCGGTCGTGGATTCGAGCGGGACGTTGACGCTGTACGACGCCTTCGGCGCGCACCTGATTGCGACGGGGGTGCGGAGTGCGAACCTGTCGTTCGTCCCCAAGGGGCCGGTGCTCCTGGTCGTCACGCAAACCGGCTCGTGCATCCAGTACGACGACAGCGGAACGTACGTCCTTACCGAAGGTCTCGCCTGATTGAGCAGCCGGTCGGCCCCGGCCCGCACCACGACCGCCGACCATCGACCCGTTCGACCACAGTCTTGAAGACAGGGGTTGAACCGCCTGGCTATTGCCGGTGCCCCTTAGCGCCGGCTTTCACTGGGAAAGTACTCGCCGCTTCGGGCGGATGCGGTTCAGTAACAGTCTGATGCCCTTCGCCTCGCGAACGAGGAATTGCACCGTGCAACTGTCGTGAACGCGCTCTCGATTCAGTCAACTAACTCACAAATCTAAATACGCGGCCGATCCGAAGCTGCGCTGTTCTTCTCCGATGATATCGGGTCAGCTCGCGCGGCGAGATTTGGGTTTTGTCTTCGTCGTGGTTTTGGCCGTGGGCTTTGATGGCTTGGCGAGGACCGACAAGGAAGCGGTCATCTCGCACTCGCCGTACTCGGCGGCGTGTTCGCCACGCACGGTCAGTCTGTAGGTGGCATCAAATGGATCCGCTGCGTTGCCGCTGTCGTAGGTGAGCAGGTCGTGTTGTACCAGGGCGGTGAGGAACGCGCCGTCTTTGGTGCGCCGCGATGGGATGAGACGGAGCTGGCGGCCTGTTGGGGGCCGCTTGCTCCGCTTGGCGGCTCTCAGCACCTGCCACTCAAAATGTGGGACCGGAAGAACGGGCATGGGCTGCTCACAGCGGGTGGCTTGGGCGTTTTCCAGTGGAAATCGCCTGTTGCAGAAATCTGGCGATGCGTCAGTGACAACGTCCTGTCACTGACTTTTGCAGGCGATAAGCCCGGTTCGGTCTGACGTGGGAGAGACATGGTGATCGTAACCCGCACGGGCAAGATGCCAAGAGCGATTTCCACTGGAAAACACGCAACGGGCGAAAGGCGTCGCTGCGGGGGATCGTTAGGCGTTACAGCGCTGGAACGGTTCCATTCTGCCGAAGCAATGCATCGGGAAGACGCCTGGTGCGCCATGAAGAAGGTGATGGTCCTCAGCGGGTGCGATTCCCGCCCGGCAACTGGGTCGCTCCAGCCGGTAGCTATCGGAGCGGCGGTGGAGGTAACGAAGCCGTCGAAGCCTTCGAGACAACACCCCGTTGCGACGGGGTGGCGAGTCCGCGGGTCGTAACTGTTGTGAACGCCGAGCAAGCCCCGAAAGTCCCAAACGTGGGAGCCGACCCTCTCAGGCAATGGGGAAGGCCGCCGACGCTGGCGAGAAGGTCACCGGCTGGAATACGCCGGCCCACGAGCGATCCGACCCAGCGTTCCCACCGGGGTATATGGCGACGACACGCGGATACACGGGGATCATCGCAACATGGGAAGCCCCAAGTGGTGGCAGAACGGGTCTGCCAACCGGACGCCCGTGAGGGACAGGCCGGGCCGCCTGGGGTGACGGACAGGTTCGTAGTACCGAAGAAGCCGGGTAATGCCGGTGGAGGGAAGGGACCTGAGTTCCAGATCCGTGTCCGTGGGAGCCGAGAGTCAGGAGATTGGCGATGAGCCTAACACCTCCGGAAACGGTTCGGAAGCTCCAGGCGGCACTGCACGCCAAAGCGAAGGGAGCGCCCACCTACCGGTTCTACGCGCTGTACGACAAGGTGTGCCGAAAGGACGTGCTGACGTATGCCTACGAGCGGTGCCGGCAGAACGCCGGGGCTCCGGGGGTGGACGCTCAGACGTTCGAGGCCATTGAGGAGTCGGGGCGGGAACGGTGGCTGGACGCATTGACGCAAACTCTCCGGGATCGAACGTACTGTCCCAATCCGATCCGTCGGGTGTTCATCCCCAAACCGGACGGCAAGCAACGTCCGCTCGGGATCGCCACGATTCGGGACCGCGTGGTGCAGATGGCGATGGTGGTGGTCTTGGAGGCCATCTTCGAGGCCGACCTCACGCCGGAGCAGTACGCGTACCGACCGGGGCGAAGGGCGCACGACGCGTTGCGACGCGTCCATGCGCTGGTGAGCGCCGGGTACACGGAGGTGGTGGATGCCGACCTGGCCGGGTATTTCGATAGCGTTCCCCATCCGGAGCTTTTGAAATCGGTGGCCCGCCGCGTCAGCGATCGGCACGTTCTCGCGCTGATCAAGGCGTGGCTGGAAGCACCGGTGGAAGAAGCCGACCGACGTGGGCGGGTGAGTCGGACGACCGGCAACCGGGATCAACGGCGGGGAACTCCGCAATGGTCTCCGTTGTCTCCGCTCCTTAGCAACGTGTACTTCCGTCGGTTCGTGTTGGGTTGGAGTACGCTGGGGCATGCTCAGCGGCTGGACGCCCACATCGTCAATTACGCGGACGACTTCGTGATCTGCTGTCGCCGGAATGCCGATGAGGCGCTGGCGGAGATGCGGGGCATGATGTCCAAGCTGAAACTGACGGTCAACGAGTCCAAGACCCGTCTGTGCAAGCTGCCAGGGGAAGCGTTCGACTTCCTGGGCTACACAATCGGCCCTTGTTACCGCCCGAAGACGGGTACGAGCTATTTGGGCTCGCGCCCGTCGGCGAAGAAGGTCGCCCGTCTCAAGCGGGAGATCAGCGCGGTAACCGGAAGCCGGCGGGTGTTGCTACCCGTGGAGGATCAAGTCGCTCGGCTGAACCGGATGCTGACCGGTTGGTCGAACTACTTTAGCCTCGGCGCGGTGAGTGCCGCCTACCGGGCCGTGGATTACCACGTCCGGGCGCGGCTGCGTCAGTGGCTGTGTCGGAAGCACGGAGTCAATACGCGGGGGGCAATCCGGTTCCCCGACCAGCACCTGTACGGTGTACTGGGACTGGTACGACTGTGTGCCAAGACGCGGAGCTTCTCGTGGGCGAAGGTGTGATGTCTGGTCCGAGAGCCGTGTGCGGGAAAACCGCCCGCACGGTTCGATGAGCGGGGAGTGGAAACGGGCGTCGGATGAAGCTGGGGCATGGTGCCTGTGTTGAGACCGGCCATGCTGGGGTCCAGCCGAACGATCGCACCTCGCCACTCCTCGACTCTACTGCAGAAAACCGTTTACCGGGAGTTCCCGGATCGTGACGATCGCGCCGCGCGTCGAGGCCGGCTGGCAATCGCCTTCATGGTGATAGCTCTTTGGACAACGGGCCTGTGCGGTGCCCGTTGGTGGCAGTGACAACACGCTGTCATTGTCACTGGATCAGTCGCCCCTCGTAGGCGATTTCCACTGGAAATTGTCCGCGTGCCGGTCGTGCCGTGCGGAAAGTTCTTGAGGGTTGCGCGCGGGTCGTGATACGGTCGTTGCGAATTCACGCTTGGTTTGGTGATGCGTGCGGGCGACGGGGTGACGATTCAGTTGGTGTGATTTCCACTGGAAAACGATCGCCGCGGGATGGCCGCGCGGTGTCGCCGGGAGTTGCATCATGGAGTTGGTCGTGCCGCTTGTCGTCTCGTTTCTGAACCGGAAAGGCGGGGTGGGTAAAACCTCGTCGGTCCACAATATCGGCGGCCTGTTCGCCCGCGATGGTCGCCGTGTGTTGCTCATCGACATGGACCCGCAGTTCTCGCTCACGCAAGGTCTGCTCGGCGCCCGTCCCGCGCTGTCGCTGCCCAAAGAGCACACGGTCACGGCGCTGTTCAATGACGCCTGTGACCCTGACCCGGACCGTATCATCCGGACGACCGCGTTCGAGCGGCTGCACCTTGCGCCCGGATCGGCGACGCTGAACAGCTACAACCTGCCCGACCCGCAGTTGCAAAGCTCCTCGCTGCAATCGGCGCTCACGCTGTTCGTGAACGAGGTGCGCGACCGCTACGACATCATTCTGATCGATTGCCCGCCGAACTTGAACATGTCGAGCTGGTGCGCCTTGCTGAGTTCCGACGCGTGCGTCGTACCCACACAGCCGGAAGATTACGGCGCGCAGGGGCTGATTCACGTCGCCCAGATGATCGAGCAGGCTGCCGCGGGTCCGAATCCGCGACTGCAGCTCATGGGTTATCTGCTCACGATGGTGCGCCCTCGCCTCGGTATCCACATCGCCTACCGCGACCAGTTGAAATTGCAGTACGGCAGCGCCGTGTTCGCCGCAGAAGTGCCCGATCTGACGCACTTCAAGGAGGCGATCACGGTTCAAATGCCGATCTCGCACTACAAGCCGAAATCGAAAGCGACGCTCGCCATTCGCGCGGTGGCCGAGGAGATGATGGCGCGGGCGCGCGGCGAGCAATTTCCAGTGGAAAACGTCGGGGTGGATGAACGGAGGATCGTAGCATGAGCGGCGCGTCCAA
This DNA window, taken from Frigoriglobus tundricola, encodes the following:
- the ltrA gene encoding group II intron reverse transcriptase/maturase, whose amino-acid sequence is MSLTPPETVRKLQAALHAKAKGAPTYRFYALYDKVCRKDVLTYAYERCRQNAGAPGVDAQTFEAIEESGRERWLDALTQTLRDRTYCPNPIRRVFIPKPDGKQRPLGIATIRDRVVQMAMVVVLEAIFEADLTPEQYAYRPGRRAHDALRRVHALVSAGYTEVVDADLAGYFDSVPHPELLKSVARRVSDRHVLALIKAWLEAPVEEADRRGRVSRTTGNRDQRRGTPQWSPLSPLLSNVYFRRFVLGWSTLGHAQRLDAHIVNYADDFVICCRRNADEALAEMRGMMSKLKLTVNESKTRLCKLPGEAFDFLGYTIGPCYRPKTGTSYLGSRPSAKKVARLKREISAVTGSRRVLLPVEDQVARLNRMLTGWSNYFSLGAVSAAYRAVDYHVRARLRQWLCRKHGVNTRGAIRFPDQHLYGVLGLVRLCAKTRSFSWAKV
- a CDS encoding ParA family protein; its protein translation is MELVVPLVVSFLNRKGGVGKTSSVHNIGGLFARDGRRVLLIDMDPQFSLTQGLLGARPALSLPKEHTVTALFNDACDPDPDRIIRTTAFERLHLAPGSATLNSYNLPDPQLQSSSLQSALTLFVNEVRDRYDIILIDCPPNLNMSSWCALLSSDACVVPTQPEDYGAQGLIHVAQMIEQAAAGPNPRLQLMGYLLTMVRPRLGIHIAYRDQLKLQYGSAVFAAEVPDLTHFKEAITVQMPISHYKPKSKATLAIRAVAEEMMARARGEQFPVENVGVDERRIVA